CCACGGCGATCACTATAAACCTTCATGATTTATCCTGATACAGCGTACGTCCACGACGAATCGAACGATCGTCTCGGTCCAGTTCACTTCGCGTCCGATTCCAGTCGAAACGTCGGGTGAGTGGAGCACAAGTGAACGCTCGTCGAAATCTGCCGGCGGAGCGCGGGTCCCGTGAGCTGGGGGTCAACTGAGCAAGAGACGGCGCTCGGCGTGCTCGTGTTCGGCCGGACCTGTCTCGATGACGAGTCGCTGGACGTCCGTGCGACTGATCCCGAGCGCGCTGGGGCGCACCCACGAGGTCGGTGAGCTACGAGCCCCTGTTTCACCATACACAGATTTTGGACGCATCGACGAGCGTTTGTGCTCTTTCATCCCGGGGCAGGATAAAATCCGTCCGGTTCTGGTCGCGAAAATCGACGGAGGGCCTGGCCGGATCGGTGGATTGATTACGGCGGTGGCTCGTGTCGGGACACATGGCGATTACTGCGGCAGCGATCACCGGCGCGGTGGTGGGGCTCCGGCACTCGCTGGAGGCCGACCATCTCGCCGCGATCTCGACCCTCGTCAACGAGGAGAAGACCGATCGGCCCAGCGTCGTGGGCGCCTCCTGGGGCGTCGGTCACTCGATTCCGATCGTCGCGATCGGCCTCCTGTTCGTCGCCATTAGCGCGTCGCTCCCGGAATCGGTGACCACCGGGTTCGAGATCCTCGCCGGCCTGATCCTCGTCTATCTCGGGCTCCGGATGCTGTTCGAGGTCTCGGGGCTGCTCGCGGTCGAACAGCACGAACACGACGGACACGAGCACACCCACGTCTCCGTCGGGAGCGTCTCGATCGGCTCCTTCCACACGCACGTGGACGGCGAATCGTTCCTCGTCGGGATCGTCCACGGGCTGGCCGGGAGCGGCGCCATCGTCGTCGCGCTCGCGGCGAGTGCCTCCTCGATCACCTCCTCGTTTTCCCTGCTGCTTTCCTTTTCCCTGGTCACCGTCTGCACGATGAGCGTGCTCTCCTTCCTCTGGGGCCGGATCCTCACGACGCGGCTCAAATCGCTCCTGAAGACCGTCGCCGGCGGCGCGAGCTTCGTCATCGGCGGCCTCCTCGTCGTGAACCAGCTGTTCGGCGTCGGCCCGGTCCTGTTCTGACCCCGCGATAGCGACCCCGTTCGGCCCCGACGCAGCCACTCGGGCGTGGCCGGTCCTCGACGCTCAAAACGGCCAGTATGCTTATTCTTCACGATGCACAACATCTGTGAACTACGATGTGGGAGAACGATCGGTCGCTCGGCGACGCGGATCGGGGTGCCTCGGAGATCCTGGGGATCGTCCTGTTACTCGGGCTCGTCCTTGGGGGCGCGATGGCGGTCGTCGTGATGGGGTCCGGCGCGATCACGGAGGCCAAAGACCAACACGAGATGGAGAGTGCCCTCGCGAGCGTGCAACAGCTCGACGCGACCTTCGGCTCGTTCGGCCGGCAGACCGACGACGCGACGGTCGCCTTCGACCTCGGGAACGTCGACCCCGGAGACGTTCGCGTCGTTCGGACGGGATCGATCGCCGTGACGGCCAACGACGACCCGAACTGTCAGGCCTCGATCCCGCTCAGCTCGATCCGGTACGAGGACGACTCGGGGCGGACCGTCGCCTACGAGGCGGGCGGCGTCTGGCGGGCCGGGGAGACCGGGAGTGCGATGGTTTCGGCGCCGGACGTATCCTTCCAGAACGGGACGCTGTCGGTGTCGGTCGTCGACGTCGTGGGTGACGTCAACGCCTCGCGGATCGATGCCCGGATGAACGCGACGCGCTCGGAGGCGACCACCCAGCGGCTGATCGACGACCTCTACGAGGACGATTGTCAGCGGCCGGACAATCTCACGATGTCGGTCCAGAGCGACTTCGACGTCGCCTGGGCGGACTACCTCCGCGGCGAGACGGGACAGCCGGTGACGCGGTTCGAGGGCAACGACACCGTTCGCCTGTCGCTGTCGAGCGACGAGTTGCCCGTGGCGGCCGACGACGCGGCCAATCAGGTGATCAACCTCTCACAGTCGCCGACGGCCGCCTACATGGACCAGGTCGAAATCCTGAACGATCAGATCACCGTCAACAAGTCGGTCAAGAACACGTTCACCGTGACCGCGGCGCCGCTGCACGACGGAATCGACGTGGGGGACGTTCGGGACGTCGAGACCTCACAGAACGTCCGCCGCAAGTCCCTCGACCTGGTGTTCATCATGGACCGGAGCCTCTCGATGAACGACGGCTACCCGTCGAAGCTCAGTCAGGCGAAGTCGGCCTCGAAGGGCTTTCTCGCCGACCTCGATAGCACCGTCGACCGGGCCGGGCTGGTGGGATACACGATGGACGGCTACACCGACGTAACCAAGATCTACCTGATCGACGACGAGAAGTACCTCTCGAACGACTTCAGTGACACCGGCGTCAACGGCACTATCGACCGGCTCGGCACGGAGGGCGGGACGAACATCAACCGGGGAATCGACGTCTCGAACGAACTCTACGACTACTTCAGCGACCAGAACAGGGACCGGGTCGCCATCCTCCTGACCGACGGCGTCAACGACCATCCCGACGGGCAACCGGAGACGGACGAGTTGAACGCCTCGACGATCGACAAAGCGAAGGCGGCCGCTCGAAACGACGTGACCATCTACACGGTCGGGTTCAGCTCGAGCGAAGACCAGGTCGCGGATGACCTCTTGCGAGACGTCGCGGACATCACGGGTGGGGAGTACTACTACGCCGCGGACGGTGACGAACTAGGTGACCGATTCGGTACGATCCTCGAGTCTATCCAGTCGGAGCCACGGGTGACCAGGGCGCCGATCACGACGTCGTTCTCGACCGACGGTGAGCACCCACCGACGATCGCCGGCGACAGCTCGCACCTCGCCCGCGACGACAGCGGCGGCACGACGTATCTCAACGTCAACGACCCGACGGCGCCGTCGCTGTTCGGGCACTCCTTCCCCGTCTCCGGCGGCGAGAGCGTCGACATCGGTGCCACGGAGTACGATTGCGACTCCTGGGCGGGAACCTCCCAGACCGTCCAGAGCGGCGGGGATACCTACCAGGTCGCCAGGTGCGCGTCGCTCGACGAGAGCAGCGGGACGACGGTTCCGACGACCGTCTACACCGACGGCGACGACGCCAGCCCGCTGCTTTCCAGCGACACCGCCGACTGGCAGACGGACATGGGGGACCAGCTCGACCCGTATCTCGACGGGAGTGATCTGGATCTGAAGAGCAACCAGGCCATCATCGCCTACGACTTCGACGACAGCGTCGACTCGGACAACCTGCTGCTGGTCCTGTACGAGGTCGGCCTCCCGGACCAGGGAACCAGAGCCGAGGTCTTCGAACCGCGGGTCCACAACGTCTCCCTGGACGGGTGACCCGGCCCGTCACCGGCGGAAGGAGACGTTGACGACCGTCCGTCGGACGTAGACGCCGCCGTCGTCACCGACGGTACAGCGCGCGGTGTCAGAGTCGACCATCGTCCACCCCGACTCCGGACGCTCGAAGTAGTCCACCCAGAGCGACTCGCGTGGCGAGTTCCGGACCGAGACGTCCACCTCGGTCGGTGCGGTCGAACTGTTCGCGCCGGTCCGGTTGAGCGGGAACAGGAGGTCGGTCCGCTCTCGCACGCCGACCACGTGGACGACGCCGGAGCCGACCTGGCGCTGGTCCGGCCCGTCGAGTTCGACGATCGAAACGATCGCCCGCTCGCCGTCGCGACAGACCAGCTCCGGACGCTGCTTCATGACCCCGCCGGCCGATCCATCCGACCGGAAGACGGCCCCGTTCTCGAAGGCGACGTCCGTGTCCGCGAGTTCGAGCCGCAGCGAGCCCGGCCTGAACGAGTGCTCGACGTTGGTGTCCGTCTCCACCTCGATCGCCGTGTCGTCGATCCACCGCAGCCGGCCGACCGAGAGGTCGATCCTGGTCGAGTGGCGCTTGGCGCGTTGCTGCTGGAGTCGATCGAGGTCGTTCCCGACGGCTTCCATGTTCCGGACGGCGTTGTTGTGTTGCTCGTGGAGCTGGAACTCGCCCAGCGAGCCGATCCCGACCGTCGTGATGATCGCCACGGCGGTGATGATGATCGCGAACGTCCCGATGAACCCGACCAGATCGCTCACGGCGCGGTCGTCGCCGTCGCGGTCTCGCGGCCGGTCACGATCGTCGGTGGGTGTGTTTCGGATCATCGTATCACTCAGTCGTACAGGGTAGAGACGTACTCCAGCCGGTAGATCGGCGTCTCGCCGCTCTGGATCCCGCCGCTGCTGGTCGCCTCCCGCAGGACGACGTAGTGCAGGCCCCACTCGTCGTTGACCTGGGCGCGGTAGGCGTAGCGGTCCTGGCTCGCGTCCGTCAGGCTCGAGTCCTGGCTGAAGTCGGCCTCGGTGAGCGTACCGTCCTCGAACGTGAACAGCCGGTCCCACTCGACTTCCACCGTGTCCATCGGTTTGTCGGTGATCAACACCGCATCGAGGTCCGTGTCGTCCTCCTCGAGGTAGAAGTTCCTGATCTCCATGCTCCCGACCACGTCGGTGAACCGGGTCACGTTGGATTGCCCATCCACCTCGTGGCGGACCGAGAAGGACATCGTCTCGCCGCTGATGTCCTGGCCGTAGTCGTCGACGGTGATCGTCACGTCGTCACCGGGCTGGACCGTCGTGTCGAAGCCGGTCACGATTATGCCGTCGTTCGGGACTTCGGTGTCGTCGATCTCACGCACGCTCGAATCGGTGTCGGAGGTGATCGTGACCTCTGGTTCACACAACCACCCGTAGCAATCCAGTTCGTCGACGTCGTTCGGCGGATCGATCAGGATCGACTCGATGGTCACCGGGTGGGAACTCCAGTTGTTCGTCATCGTGAACTCCGTCTCGTCGTTGCCGCTCGCGATCGTGAGATCGCGGTTGTACTCGAGCCCGGCGACGGTGATGTTCTGGCTCGTCTTGACCGTGGCGCCGTCGTCGTCGGTGACGTTCAGGTAGACTTCGTAGTAACCGGGGTCGTGATCGTAGTCGTAGGTGATCTTCGGTTTGGAACTCCCGATCCGATCGCCGTTGCCGAAGCTCCAGGTGTAGTTGACGATGCGACTGTCGTCGACGGACGTCGACCCGTCGAACAGGATGTCGTTCGAACTGTCCGGCGCGCCCGGGTCGATCGTGAACCGCGGGACGGGTTCCTGATTCAGGCCTCCAGACACCCGCGTCGTGCTCGTGAAGTCGTGGCCGACGCCGGGCCGAAGCGACTGCCGGCCCGCGTCGGGTGCCGCCTCGCCCTGGGGCCGTCCTTCGAGTCTGAACTCGCCGGCGCCGTTCGAATCGACCGACAGGTCGTTCTCGGCCTGCAGCGGGACGTATTCGGTGATCGAGTGCCCCGCCGACGTGACGACCAGACACGTATCGGGATCCATGCCGTCCGCTTCGCAGTCGCTGCCCTGCCGGAGTCTGACGTTGTAGGACTCGCCGGCGATCAGTGGCTGGTGGCGCACGGACATGGACACGTTGCCGCCACGCTCGCTCATCCGGTCGAGCTGTGTCAGTTCCGCCGCGAGCCTGTTCCCCACGGTCTCCATCTGCTGGCGGGCGCTGGACTCGCGCTGATCGGACAGGAGCGTCCCCGCCGAGTACAGCAGCCCGACGATGAGCAGGCTCGCGATCCCGACCGCCAGGACGTGGGAGACGACCGCGCTCCCTCTGGACTGTCCGTTCATGGATACACGCTCACGTTCTGCGTTCGGTCGATGGTGACGCCAGTGGTGTCGAACGTGACGGTGACGTTCGCCTCCCAGACGACGGGGGCGGTGCAGGGACGGTCGGCATCGACCCCGTCGTCACAGGTCGGGTACGGATCCACGGTGCCGTCGTCGTAGGTGTCGACCGTGTCGTTCGCCACGAGGCCGAACTTCCCGACGCCGCCCTGGCCGTTCTCGATCCGGACGGCGACTGGTCCGCCGACGTTTTCGAGGCCGGGGAAGTCGCAATCGGCTGTGTGCGCGCGTCCCGAGACCAACCCGAGGAGGGAACGGCCCCCGCGGGTGTCGCAGGTCGTGGTGCCGTCGGGGCGGTCGCTGGCCGTCCAGTCGACGCGCACGCTCCCGTCGCGCTCCTTGCCAAGTTCGAGCTGCAGGGACGAGCCGGTCGCGTTCGTCGCCGACACGTTCACCGTGCTGAGCCACCTGCTTCGCATGTTGGCGTTGACGACGAACCGGCCAACCTCTCGACGCTGGCCCGAGACGTTCCGGATCAGCCACCAGTCGGAGCCGCCGCCCGGCGACTGGTACCGGTCGTCACCGACCTGGACGATGCGCTCCCCCCAGGTACTGCTCGCGTTGTGGTACGCCAGATCGACGTAGGTCGAGCCGCTGGCGCCGTAGGTCTCACCCAGGAGACGACCGTACCGGCTCACGTTCTCGTGGATCGAGGCGTTCACCGCGGGCGCGGTGACGTTTCGCTCCCGGTGGTTCACCTCGAGCAGGAGTCGCTGGACGTTCCGCCTGGCCTCGAACTCGAACGACTCCGCCTGGTCCGCGCGGTCGAGTCGGTCGCCCGCCAGCCCGTCCTCGGTGACGATGAGCGTGTTCACGACGACGACCAGGCCGATGATGACGAACGCGACCGCGATGGCACCGGTCAACAGGACCTGCGCCCGTTCGCGCCGGCTGCTCTGGCTCACCATACGGTCAATCGCACCTC
Above is a genomic segment from Halorientalis sp. LT38 containing:
- a CDS encoding sulfite exporter TauE/SafE family protein gives rise to the protein MAITAAAITGAVVGLRHSLEADHLAAISTLVNEEKTDRPSVVGASWGVGHSIPIVAIGLLFVAISASLPESVTTGFEILAGLILVYLGLRMLFEVSGLLAVEQHEHDGHEHTHVSVGSVSIGSFHTHVDGESFLVGIVHGLAGSGAIVVALAASASSITSSFSLLLSFSLVTVCTMSVLSFLWGRILTTRLKSLLKTVAGGASFVIGGLLVVNQLFGVGPVLF
- a CDS encoding vWA domain-containing protein, which gives rise to MWENDRSLGDADRGASEILGIVLLLGLVLGGAMAVVVMGSGAITEAKDQHEMESALASVQQLDATFGSFGRQTDDATVAFDLGNVDPGDVRVVRTGSIAVTANDDPNCQASIPLSSIRYEDDSGRTVAYEAGGVWRAGETGSAMVSAPDVSFQNGTLSVSVVDVVGDVNASRIDARMNATRSEATTQRLIDDLYEDDCQRPDNLTMSVQSDFDVAWADYLRGETGQPVTRFEGNDTVRLSLSSDELPVAADDAANQVINLSQSPTAAYMDQVEILNDQITVNKSVKNTFTVTAAPLHDGIDVGDVRDVETSQNVRRKSLDLVFIMDRSLSMNDGYPSKLSQAKSASKGFLADLDSTVDRAGLVGYTMDGYTDVTKIYLIDDEKYLSNDFSDTGVNGTIDRLGTEGGTNINRGIDVSNELYDYFSDQNRDRVAILLTDGVNDHPDGQPETDELNASTIDKAKAAARNDVTIYTVGFSSSEDQVADDLLRDVADITGGEYYYAADGDELGDRFGTILESIQSEPRVTRAPITTSFSTDGEHPPTIAGDSSHLARDDSGGTTYLNVNDPTAPSLFGHSFPVSGGESVDIGATEYDCDSWAGTSQTVQSGGDTYQVARCASLDESSGTTVPTTVYTDGDDASPLLSSDTADWQTDMGDQLDPYLDGSDLDLKSNQAIIAYDFDDSVDSDNLLLVLYEVGLPDQGTRAEVFEPRVHNVSLDG
- a CDS encoding DUF7289 family protein, which gives rise to MIRNTPTDDRDRPRDRDGDDRAVSDLVGFIGTFAIIITAVAIITTVGIGSLGEFQLHEQHNNAVRNMEAVGNDLDRLQQQRAKRHSTRIDLSVGRLRWIDDTAIEVETDTNVEHSFRPGSLRLELADTDVAFENGAVFRSDGSAGGVMKQRPELVCRDGERAIVSIVELDGPDQRQVGSGVVHVVGVRERTDLLFPLNRTGANSSTAPTEVDVSVRNSPRESLWVDYFERPESGWTMVDSDTARCTVGDDGGVYVRRTVVNVSFRR
- a CDS encoding DUF7266 family protein — translated: MNGQSRGSAVVSHVLAVGIASLLIVGLLYSAGTLLSDQRESSARQQMETVGNRLAAELTQLDRMSERGGNVSMSVRHQPLIAGESYNVRLRQGSDCEADGMDPDTCLVVTSAGHSITEYVPLQAENDLSVDSNGAGEFRLEGRPQGEAAPDAGRQSLRPGVGHDFTSTTRVSGGLNQEPVPRFTIDPGAPDSSNDILFDGSTSVDDSRIVNYTWSFGNGDRIGSSKPKITYDYDHDPGYYEVYLNVTDDDGATVKTSQNITVAGLEYNRDLTIASGNDETEFTMTNNWSSHPVTIESILIDPPNDVDELDCYGWLCEPEVTITSDTDSSVREIDDTEVPNDGIIVTGFDTTVQPGDDVTITVDDYGQDISGETMSFSVRHEVDGQSNVTRFTDVVGSMEIRNFYLEEDDTDLDAVLITDKPMDTVEVEWDRLFTFEDGTLTEADFSQDSSLTDASQDRYAYRAQVNDEWGLHYVVLREATSSGGIQSGETPIYRLEYVSTLYD